The Polyodon spathula isolate WHYD16114869_AA chromosome 10, ASM1765450v1, whole genome shotgun sequence genome contains the following window.
ttctttttttttcacatattacACGTTTAAACAAAATATGTGGAAATTTCAGcgcaataaaaacatatatttttgatCAAGAAATAATTTGTTCGGGTGTGTTCATCtgaaaactaataaaaatgttatataacaGGAAGTCAATATTTTATGACTGGGTACATGTcattctatttttgaaagaattatGTTAAGAGTCTACGCATTTGTACAGTGCCTGTCTCCCACATACAATAAACAAGTCATaaaccacaaaataaacatgttgtcAATTTGTACTATAAAGAAAATAGATACAGCGTTTTTGCTATTGTCAAAAGCTCAAACAGTTAACTCAGTTGAATGCCTTatggtatttttattaatttgtacaACATCTTTGACTCAGTCCTtattctaaaaccatgctgattgTATATTTAcccagaggtgttttttttttttttttttttttttagttcttctGTGTCCTGTGAAAGGAAAAGACTTATCCATTACATTGAGTGGGTTCCTCATTGAATTAGTCCTCTAGTCCTGACCACTTTATGAGTAGTTAATCACATAGGCCACATAAGGTTCTAATATTTCTACAGTTAATCCTTTCCAACAGTCATTTAGTGAACCTTCTATGGAGAGGGAGACAGAAATAGATAATCTGTAGTGAATTAAAAGGTTATTATTTGGATAGTTTCTGGTGAAATTAGTTAATCTGCCAGAGATGAGCAACGTTCTTCGTagagtttttgttttcatgtttggcTATTTTTCTCTGGTTTAGTGTGAAAAATAGGCCGTAGACCACAATTCAAAAGACAATTCTATGAAAATGCGTTTAGTGTGACATTCATGGCTATCATGATCAGAAGACTTGTAATCAGTCCCTGATGGGTCTGGATGGAGGTCACAATAGTTATCAATGACTGGAAAACACACACGTATCAAGAAATTGAGAGAAATGCATACAAAATGAATATTAAACTTTGTCAAGTGCATTTTAACATTTGATTTCAAGGGAATGTGTTTAAGTCAATGCAGCATGTAAGACTAAAATTTTTTAACTGAATTTGTCATTAAGCATCTTGGGTGTTTGTTAGTCTACTCCTGAGATCTGCCAGCAATCTAAACTTTATAATTGTACTTTCCAgactctttattattattttacataaactcTGAGTGAAATAATTAGTCACACAGTGAAATACCTTTGGTGTGTATTGTACTTGAAATATGGCCTTACAGCAAGATGTTGCTAATGTGCAGTGTTTGAAAGAGCCAAGTCCTACTAAAAGTCCCTACAGTATATCAATCAGGACAGAAGTGAAAGCATGAACTGAAGTCTGAACGCCAGTCCTTTCCTTTCCAATGAAAATGTGCTGCTCTGTATACAGTCCTGTTCTTCAATATCACAGATAGCCATGACACAGATCCAATGTAAAGTCTGTAGCTTATTGGAAAGCAAGCTCTAAAGACACTTTACCACTTCAGACAATGAAATACTCTACTATTCCAGCTTATGTATCCCCAGAATACCAAGTAATACCAATAATGTTGTGTGCCGTTTAAGAAAATCCAATTTAGAAGAAAAGAGTACAATGTAGTTTGTTTCATGAGGCATCCACCTCAAGCTCATCTCAAGTTGAATTGGTTTAGGAAAGTCTGTCAAATCTGCTAAAGTGTTTTTCTTATTTGAATATAACTGAAGCTCAGGATTTGATTGGCATTGATTATCAACACAGCAACCAGAGCCGGCAATTTCCATGGCCAGATGAACTGATGTTTGGGATTAGGAGcataaataaagtatttgttttcaACTCAACCCtgtgtaataataacacaaagTTCAATTGAAATGATGGTATTGGCAGTATATCAGACAGAATAAGGCCCATTTTGTaatactatatctatctatctatctatgtatatataagTTTTAGCTGAAAGaaccaacttcccaacgtttctgtatgtttaacatacctttgttaagggaaagtgtgtttgaaaacaaacattggaggtatttataggctttttgatgccatggtaatcacacatttatttctttttaaatccaaTGTCTTTGTAATGTCATTCACAAAGTAGCTGATGATGCAACAGTGCTGTTCCTTTCTATATAAACCTTCAGGAatcatggtatctagtctatttatccatttattttctttattcttctatattgtacattatctaatttatttttttcctagaaccacaaactttaggtcatccatAATGTGTCTGTGGCTTGTAAAGTGCTGACTAttggttaattttattttttatttcttatatttgataagtggttctgtattcttttatatgaTGATGTACCTGTCTTACCTACACACTTAATTttgtggactaaaatgtcagctaaatttgcatcccttctaaaaacAACGATCGGTGCTAtcgaaaatattttttttatttatatatatatatatatatatatatatgtgtgtgtgtgtgtgtgtgtgtgtatatatatataggtatataaaaaaaaagtataaaaacttCAATACAGAGTTCAAGAACCTCAACAAGGCCAACGTGTCCTCAGGCACCACTTTGTAGTCTGTGACGTCACACGTCTCATCTTTATTCTCCCTCCTGGAAGTGACAGTTGTTTTGATTTGATTCAATGTACCCAACCCAGGTTTCCAGACCACTCCTATTCTAAAATGTGAATGTGTGATCAGCATAACTGCTTTTGTGCACGTAGACCTGAACTGCAACTAGAGTGGACTTCAGCCAGCAGGATTTCCTGGCTTTCGTATTATTAATTCTGAATTCATGTTTTGTACTGCTGCAGGAAGAAGGTGAATTAATCATTGAAGGTTTGCTTAACATCTCCTGTGGTCTCCGAAGGCCAATCAGACTTCAGATGCATGATGACAATGAGCGAGTCCATTTCTCATGTACTGGACAGTGAAGGTTAGACCAGACTGGTTTAAACAGGTGGGTAGCAGGGTGAGGTACACAACAAACatgatcctgtttttattatttttatctcagAATGAAAATAACACTCTTTATGAAATGTGTTGTCCCTGTTCTATGTTTTTATTCTATCAAACTTCCAGATACTGGTGCACATGTCCTGAACATGCGactgtgtaaacaaacaaaactcgaATCTGTTTATAACCTTCCATTAGCCTTTAATTTACAACTTATTGAATTCTGCCATTGATGAAGGAGATATTTTATCACCTCTGTTATTTTATTGAATCTGTctaataaaaaaatcaatcattATCACCAAAGCtagatgttgtttttaatgtttgtttaatcTTTATCTACTCTATAGTTTAATAACATACTTCAGCTGTTTCTCCACTGTTTTGTTGCCTGCATTGCATCTATGTAGACTATATATCAGCCATTATTTACAACAAGTAAGGTTACACGCAGTGACTTAACAGATAAACAAGTGTCACTGATGTTTGCTGAAGCAAGACTTATTTGATTTGCAAGGGCAATTAAATGTAACAAATGAGTAATCAACAGCGGAAGATTAGAAATGTTGTAAACTGTCAAGGTCAGTACCTTCATGACACATACGGTGTCATATTTCTTCATGGTATACAGTAACTCGAGTATCACATGTTTTGAGCAGAAttcttatatttttaacatatggAAAACAGCTTGACAAACTACTGACAAAACACTCCCTGATGTATCATATTTTTGACTTGGTTAATGATCCTCCCCGTTCTTGCTATAGCCCCCTCCCAAGTTTTTACCACATCACAGTTGATTGCCAGGAAGGTGATGACAAAAGTTAATCTGATATTCACAATAATTGAATTTGTGAGTGTTTCAATTTGAACAGATTATGGTCTATTCTTTAAATATAGTCTGTTGCATTTTGCATGGCCACAGCCAGATGGACTGGGATGATGGGTAAGTAGATCTTATGGTTTCTGCAGGTGGTAGATGGGTGAATTAATGAGATATAAATATCCTGGGATTCCACGTATGTTGCAATTCTGCCTCTTAATCTCATTGAACACAAGCAGATGAATAATATTGCACTTATCCCAAGTTGAGCATAAAAAATATGATGTTGATATTTGAAAGCATTGTTTATTAACATAGAAATAGATTTCCAAAGCATAACTTGGTAAAATATCTTTGCAGAGATCCTTTCAATACCTATACAAGTTCAAAAATAGTTTTGactaatttttattttgaaaaaataaacttattgGCACCTGAAATAAATACTGTGGGTACAGGGTTAAAACAAATTGATATACCTGTGTACACAAAATTcagtgagacaaaaaaaaaaagagtaatctctgtgtgtgtgtatgtatatatatatatatatatatatatatatatatatatatatatatatatatatatatataatatatacaatacaataaataaatagcactaATAAAATATTAGTTAGAAGAAGTCAAAGTCAAAATGTACTTGAGTATGGTAAATGGTTTCATTGTGGCTGGTATATTGCCAGTAAGTCCCAAAATAACACAAGATTATGAAGTACACAACTTTCCACTTTGCCTTTGCCCTGGCCACCTGGAATCCAAAACGATGATAGTCATACTTTCTGGTGTTTTCAACACTACCAAGGAAATCCCTAACAAAATCACTTGTACTTCAAAATATCCTATGTAACATTTGTGTTCCATATGTGTTCCATGAAGACTTTCAACTCAAGCTTAATTAAGCATATAGTAACAGCAAGACCTTTACCGCAGTACAGCATGTCAGTCAACCTGAATGGGAAACAGCATTTTTTCAGATTAATAACATTCCAGAATAGAAGACAATTTTAAACATTTGGAACAAAATAAGATTTTATAGAACCAAATGCCTGTCTAATCAGTACAAAACTGCATAAGAAATTGGTTGTTCTTCAAAAGACTTCCATAACTTGTCAGTTGTGCATTGGAATACCCTCCAGCTATTCTGTCTTGTGTAGCTGACCtgtgtttttgcatgttattgtGTGTCTCTTGTACAAACTTACTTACCTGCTGCTGTTTTGAAGATTTAATCAgttattctctctttttttttttttttttttaaaggcattaatTTGCTGTATGTTTAACCAATTCAACACGTTATTTGACAAATGCAACCTTCCTACTACATGCATGTCAAAAACCTATATAATATGGAATGGGACTTCGTAGGAAGAAAATAAgtttaagaatctaaatataatTGTAATCCAACCCACTGTGCAATAGGTATATTTATTAAAGGAAACGGAAGGATTCtaactgcatttattttatacCGTTATAAGTTTACAGCTGTCTCCAGTAAAAATTTGTTTGTAGCACATATTGCTGTGTTCTTGCAGTCCTGGTTGACTACAATGCTGGTCAGTACAAGCTAGTGTGAGTTTAATCAAAGTATTGACAAGTATAAACCTGTCGGTTGCACatcagaataaaaaaattaaaaaatgaaggtcATTTTATACAGTCTAAGTGGTGCTGTATCATTACTAGATAAGATTGTTAGAATTCAAGATATGGCCTTTTCACGGTGTGCTGTGCCAGGATGTAAGAGGAACTGCTCAATCAATGTAAGTAAAAGCAATATCAAAGCCATAAAGATTAAAGGGAGGTGCAACATAAAAGCCAGATAAAGGGAATGCTCTGAAAGTTTGCAAAATCATCAAGGTTCCTAGaatctggattttttttcccccctttttattttgttggaaTATAGTTTACGGTGGTCTTGTGGAAAGCAAGTGATCAGAAATAGTTTAAAATTAAGGGTAGGCTTATAATAATACTCTAGTCTTTTAAAGGTTACCAATCGATTGAACGTTGTGAACTGAGATTccattattaataaaacacaaaatgtaatctgtttatgGTAAGGACAATTGGTCAGTGTCTTTTGTtgtgaaatcaatcaatcaatcaattaataataaacataaaaattacAGATATGAGCTCCAGTAATGTGATTTGCCCTGATTAATGTTGTTATTGTCgtatgttcttattattattcagaaatgAAAAGGCTGCACAGACTATTCAAAAAGAGAATACACTTTAGTCCAATAATagtttttttaacactgaaatatTTTCCCACAATCTTTCAAgtaagtactgtactgtgcttaGAAATTGTTAAAATACGTAATCCTGCCAATTAATACTTTAtctactactatatatatatatgttgctgcTTTTATCAACAGCTTTTATCAACAgttcgaccctcagaggacgGAACGGCTCATATGaagccttgacgtaaggaagagaagagaatctgaaagaacacaaataattgttagttaaaacctctggtggtcctggcggAGAGGgtgcccccactccgggcatgctagctatAGACTGGTGTTCTGCTGTGATATCATATGGCAGCAATCAGATGTAGGAGTTGACTGCTGAATAAGACCAGCGCCCCATGGTCGTGATCAGGTGATGGCTGATGCGGGTTCTTGCTGTTTAAGAGGCTGTGCCAATCCTAAAGGAGTGTGTGGTGTAGAACTGGGGAGAAAGACAAGACTCTGGTGATGAGAGCAAAGAGGTGGGAAGAAAACCAGTGTCTGGTAATGATGTTTTTGGAGCAATCAATGAAGAGGGGATCTAAGGAACTGAAAGGTATTTTAATAGATATGAACTTAGTTAGGGAGGAGAAAGGGCATAGAGGAGAGACTACCTTTGATATTTGGATGAATTGACCTTGGCGAAGTTGGTGTGTCTTGGATGCTGTCAGGAACAGGATGTGATGTTGATCTGGAACTAGAGGGGTTGCAGGAGCGGATGCCTATGGCTGGGAAACTGGATGGTGCAGGGACTGTGAATTCTGAACTTCTCAAAAATCAAAAGAAGGTGGTTAGGCACATTGCTTCCATGATGATGTCGTTGAATGGATTAAAACATACTGACCTGAGAATTGATTCCAGGGTATTGTTTGGAATGCGAGTCCCCACAAAAACTGCAAACAAGCAGGAACCTGCAGAATTGGGTGGAACACACTTAAACATTGAAATTATTGTGAACTTGCCTGGTTCCAGAAAATGTGATGGGGTGGCTCTATTTATCTTTAGTTACAGAGTGGTAGGGTGGAAGAGGGCATGAATTGGCGGTGTGGTTGCTGAATCTGGAGGGGGTGATGGTTGATGTGAATGGGGTTGCCATTGCCACTTTTGGGCAGAGGTCAGATGAGTGCATGGTGGATGCGCATACCCTGTATGCGTTCACCCTGACGCCATTGAAAATACGATTGAACAGATCGATATCTATATTGGGAGCCTGAAGTAGATGCTGTAGCCAGGTTGTACTCCGGGATGCTGATAGATGGGACCAGGGACGGGGCTGAAGCTGCCTCGGCTGAGGTGAGCAAGGGTGCCGCTGAAACAGATGATGCGGTGAAGGTAGGGGTGGAGACTGGCACATGAAAGACAGAAGGAGGAACTGCAACAGTGCTGGAGCGATTGTCTATGCCATCCAAGTGAGTATTTGTTGCAGACAAGGTGTTTGCAAATGGCTGCATAAAGTTCTTCATGTCATCCATAATTTTTTGGTGCAGCTTTGCCATAGTGTCTTCTGCTATACTTGCAGGTGGCTCTGGAGTGGTGATGTATGTGGTTGGGGCTGATGCTGCTGAGTGAGCAGTGGCGGGGCAGCGAGTGGAGAAAATTGGCTCTGCTGACACAGACTCGCACGAAAGTTAAAATAATGTGGTCTGATTGCTTCCAGATGGTATTTGGATCCCTTTATCAAATAAGGCTTTTATTAATCAGGCTACGGGCTAGTCCTTAAACAAGAGCTGGGCAGGGAAGGAATCCTTTCTTTTTGGAATGACATGGATGGTAAAGCTCTGGATGAGGGGCTGAAGCAGCGGATGCCGTTAAAGGGATCGGGATGTTCTGTGGACTCTCAGGGTCGGAAGTAGAAGAGGTAGGTAAATCCATGTTCGTTGTCGGATCCAGTCTTGGCTCGATAATCGGGTAGTCGTGCTGCAAGGTCAAAAGCCAAATCGggaaacctctctctctctctctctctctctctctctctctctctctctctctctctctctctctctctctctctctctcagcaaaaAGCCAATGCAAGAGAAAGAGCAGGGCTGTGACTAAGTTTAAAAAGGGGGGTTATGATGGTAGACAGATGAAATTGAGAAGGAGTGAAGCCCTGGCTCATGCCCCCCAAACTCCACTAAAGAGTACATTAATGTGGTAGTAGATTTAACTgtttaagaatgtttttaaaatgcgtGTTCTACAGTAGCCTTACATCACTTTATTTGCTCAGATTTAGACTCAGAAATGAGCAACACAGAAGAGGAGACTTCTCAGCTAATGAGAACAAAGAGTGAAGCAAGTTTCATGAATGCCCAGAGAAGATCCAAATACCAAACTTCAGGAGAAATGCAAAGGATTAAACGACATAGGTTTTCCATCAATGGCCATTTGTATAACCACAaggtaaaaatacattgtttgctTAATAATggctagttttgttttttcttggtttACATGTCATTATAGTCGACGTGTATGAATCCATAATGATTCAATTTCTGTTGCCACTGTTTCCATGCCTACCTCTGTCTCCAGTAATGCCACTATAAAAGGAAGTAATTATGTATATTGTTACAGACTGGTATATAACAGTACTACCTATCCATCCACTTGTCTGTCACAAATTGTACCTATTTCTTGGTAACTGCTCATCTAATGtaaaacaaagctgttccaacAACACTATTTGTCTTTTAATCTAagctatttatttttgcaaaacaacCATTCCTTTGTCTCACACATCTTGGTTGTTGGTCTTAATTTGCCAAGTGATGATGTAATTTGCAGATGTGTCTATGTAGTGGCCATGAAGTGATTAAATTCACTTTATGACACGGAGGATGCtttctttttgttcacaaaagcaGACATTTCTAGTGTTAAGTAAAAGTATTTGTttatgaatgtattgttttatcaggATGCAGCTTTTCATGTACGCCGGTGCCTGGTCAGCACCAGCAGTGCTGCTAGAATAAACACAGATACAGAACGATCATTTGACACTGCCATAAATAATATCTGAGGGAGGTTGCAAAGTTCGTTGAGTAGACAGAGGTCttaaaacacttgtttaaaaaacagaaaggaagcaGTGTTCCTTTTTGGAGTGAAAAACAAAATTTCTAACAGAATAAAGCTGTAAGGCAAAGAGCATGCCTGTTTGAAAGATGCACACCCCCTTTGAGTATAGTAAAAgagtttttaaaatcaatttttcttACCTTTTAATAGCGCCAGCAATGTTATCATTGGTTGCATTGTTCTTCTATTGGTGAGCTTTGGgatctttgcttgtgttttgtacTTCAGTTTGACATCTGCAGATCTATCCGAGACAACGATACTGAATACAAAGCTGTTGCTCCCTCCTGGTACCGAATCACTTCAAACTCACTcactagctgcaatcagaccatgtaaCTTGCAGAAAAGGAACCAGGGTGATGGAGCAACAGTTTAGCTAGagctgtgtatt
Protein-coding sequences here:
- the LOC121321653 gene encoding ras association domain-containing protein 4-like; its protein translation is LSLLKTYNCYHEGKSFQIRNQEEEGELIIEGLLNISCGLRRPIRLQMHDDNERVHFSYRYLYWEPEVDAVARLYSGMLIDGTRDGAEAASAEVSKGAAETDDAVKNACSTVALHHFICSDLDSEMSNTEEETSQLMRTKSEASFMNAQRRSKYQTSGEMQRIKRHRFSINGHLYNHKFDICRSIRDNDTEYKAVAPSWYRITSNSLTSCNQTIYSALRSMIQQQLEDISENDNRF